One stretch of Caloramator mitchellensis DNA includes these proteins:
- the dapF gene encoding diaminopimelate epimerase: MNFAKMHGLGNDFIVIENLNLDNIDYSSLAVKVCDRHFGVGADGILVVEKSDIADIRMNIINSDGSIAEMCGNGIRCFSKYIFEKNIVKKDIIKIETLAGVMVAELNVKDDVVKAIKIDMGTPKIDDINIIYKSKENNLNYKIKIEEREFDASTILMGVPHTVVYVDELDEKEIIKFGPQIENMAIYPHKTNVNFVEVVSRDKIKVKTWERGAGLTLACGTGSCASVVCSYLLNKTENKVEVELFGGKLLIEYLNDKVFMEGPAEFICEGKILL, from the coding sequence ATGAATTTTGCTAAGATGCACGGTTTAGGAAATGATTTTATAGTAATTGAAAATCTTAATTTAGACAATATTGACTACTCCAGTTTAGCTGTTAAAGTTTGCGATAGGCATTTTGGAGTAGGAGCTGATGGAATATTAGTGGTTGAAAAATCAGATATTGCAGATATAAGAATGAATATAATAAACAGCGATGGAAGCATAGCTGAAATGTGCGGAAATGGAATAAGGTGTTTTTCAAAATATATATTTGAAAAAAATATAGTTAAAAAAGATATAATCAAAATAGAAACGTTGGCGGGGGTAATGGTGGCAGAGCTAAATGTTAAAGATGATGTGGTAAAAGCAATTAAAATAGATATGGGAACACCTAAGATAGATGATATTAATATTATTTATAAATCAAAAGAAAACAATTTGAATTATAAAATAAAAATTGAAGAACGTGAATTTGATGCCTCTACAATTCTGATGGGAGTTCCACATACGGTTGTATATGTTGATGAGCTTGATGAGAAAGAAATAATTAAATTTGGACCACAAATTGAAAACATGGCAATTTATCCACATAAAACAAATGTAAATTTTGTAGAGGTCGTAAGCAGGGATAAGATAAAGGTAAAAACGTGGGAAAGAGGGGCTGGTTTAACTTTAGCATGCGGAACAGGCTCCTGCGCATCAGTTGTTTGTTCGTATTTATTAAATAAGACAGAAAACAAAGTTGAAGTAGAACTTTTTGGAGGTAAATTATTAATAGAATATTTAAACGATAAAGTTTTTATGGAAGGGCCTGCGGAATTTATATGTGAAGGTAAAATATTGTTGTAA
- a CDS encoding aminotransferase class I/II-fold pyridoxal phosphate-dependent enzyme, protein MKITNRLVKIQDYIFSSLEETKNNLIDKGARIYDLSIGDPDLPTPDFIKDEFINRLSCEGYNKYPPYSGIIEFKRAVANYYRRKFDVELDYRDEVGVLIGSKEGIAHLFLALTDPSDYVLIPNPGYPVYLSCAQICGCMPYCMNLSQQNDYLPNIYSIYPEVARRAKMLIINYPNNPTGAVANYSFLKDVIKFGKRNDIAIINDSAYINIVNDEKYSISILQVDGAKDIAVEVGSLSKTYNMAGWRIGYIVGNREIIKKLMLIKNNFDSGVFIPVQYAAAEALNNGDKYIEYINKIYLERRKLVEYYLSNIGINIYNSNGTFYVWFKIPDGYKSEEFCKFLLSASNVLLTPGDAFGNIGEGYCRISLTKDLKTLEEAMIKMAKSLNDILIQI, encoded by the coding sequence ATGAAGATTACTAATAGATTGGTAAAAATTCAGGACTATATTTTTTCGAGTCTTGAGGAGACGAAAAATAATTTGATTGATAAAGGTGCTAGAATTTATGACTTGAGCATCGGCGACCCGGATTTGCCCACACCTGATTTCATAAAAGATGAATTTATCAATAGATTGAGTTGTGAAGGATATAATAAATATCCTCCCTATTCGGGAATTATTGAATTTAAGAGGGCAGTTGCAAATTATTATAGGAGAAAATTCGATGTTGAGCTTGATTATAGAGATGAAGTTGGGGTGCTTATAGGTTCAAAGGAAGGAATTGCGCATTTATTTTTAGCATTAACAGACCCATCGGATTACGTTTTGATTCCAAACCCGGGATATCCTGTTTATTTATCCTGTGCTCAAATCTGTGGTTGCATGCCATATTGCATGAACTTAAGTCAACAAAATGATTACCTGCCCAATATTTATTCTATATATCCGGAAGTAGCAAGAAGAGCTAAAATGCTGATTATTAATTATCCCAACAATCCAACCGGTGCGGTAGCAAATTATAGTTTTTTGAAGGACGTAATAAAATTTGGTAAGAGAAATGATATTGCAATCATCAATGATTCAGCTTATATTAACATTGTTAATGATGAAAAGTATAGTATCAGCATTTTGCAAGTAGATGGTGCGAAGGACATTGCTGTAGAAGTTGGCAGCTTATCAAAGACCTATAACATGGCTGGTTGGAGAATTGGTTATATAGTTGGGAATAGGGAAATAATAAAGAAACTTATGCTGATAAAAAATAATTTTGATTCAGGGGTATTTATACCAGTTCAATACGCTGCTGCTGAAGCTCTAAACAATGGTGATAAATACATTGAATATATTAACAAAATCTATCTTGAACGAAGGAAATTGGTAGAATATTATCTGAGCAATATTGGTATTAATATTTACAATAGCAATGGAACTTTCTATGTTTGGTTTAAAATTCCTGATGGTTATAAGAGTGAAGAATTTTGTAAATTTTTATTGAGTGCTTCAAATGTTTTGTTAACGCCCGGTGATGCCTTTGGAAATATTGGAGAAGGCTACTGTAGAATTTCGCTTACGAAGGATTTAAAAACATTGGAAGAAGCAATGATAAAAATGGCCAAATCTTTAAATGACATACTTATTCAGATATAA
- a CDS encoding YicC/YloC family endoribonuclease has product MIKSMTGYGRGECEELGRKFTIELKSVNNRYLDINIRLPRHLTALEDNIRKYISSNVSRGKIDVFLNQEKFSDEDIKVTVDEQIANVYFNVYNQLKNKFNLSEEISLSLLAKAPDVIIIEKREEDIEEVWGTIKHALDKALSVFIDMRHREGLKLKKDILDRSELILSKVIEIEQRAPLVVDEFREKIKNRVSEFLKEVEIDQARLLNEVAFFADKVNITEEIVRLKSHVDQLKSTLESKDSVGRKLDFLIQEMNREINTIGSKSNDLFITNIVVDVKSELEKIREQIQNIE; this is encoded by the coding sequence ATGATTAAGAGCATGACTGGTTACGGACGCGGTGAATGTGAGGAATTAGGAAGAAAATTTACAATTGAGCTAAAGTCGGTTAACAATAGATATTTAGATATCAACATAAGGCTTCCAAGACATTTGACTGCGCTTGAGGATAATATAAGAAAATATATTTCTTCAAATGTTTCAAGAGGCAAAATTGATGTTTTTTTGAATCAGGAAAAGTTTAGCGATGAGGATATAAAAGTTACTGTAGATGAGCAGATTGCAAATGTATATTTTAATGTTTATAATCAGCTAAAAAATAAATTTAATTTGAGTGAAGAGATTAGTTTATCTTTATTGGCTAAGGCACCGGATGTAATAATAATTGAAAAAAGAGAAGAAGATATTGAAGAAGTTTGGGGAACAATAAAACATGCGCTTGATAAGGCATTGAGTGTTTTTATTGACATGAGACATAGGGAAGGGTTAAAATTAAAAAAAGATATATTAGACAGAAGCGAATTGATTTTGTCAAAAGTTATTGAAATTGAACAAAGGGCTCCTTTAGTAGTTGATGAATTCAGAGAAAAGATTAAAAATAGGGTATCTGAATTTCTAAAGGAAGTAGAGATTGACCAAGCAAGACTATTAAATGAAGTTGCTTTTTTTGCTGATAAAGTTAACATTACAGAAGAAATAGTGAGATTAAAAAGTCACGTTGATCAGTTAAAGTCTACCTTAGAAAGTAAAGATTCAGTTGGTAGGAAATTGGACTTTTTAATTCAGGAAATGAACAGAGAAATTAATACAATCGGTTCAAAATCAAATGATTTATTCATTACAAATATTGTGGTCGATGTCAAAAGTGAACTGGAAAAGATAAGAGAACAGATTCAAAATATTGAATAA
- the remA gene encoding extracellular matrix/biofilm regulator RemA, with amino-acid sequence MAIKLINIGFGNIVSANRLVAIVSPESAPIKRIIQEARDRGMLIDATYGRRTRAVIITDSDHIILSAVQPETVAHRLTTRDVEEDIDDSDENDEE; translated from the coding sequence ATGGCTATAAAATTAATAAATATTGGTTTTGGCAACATAGTTTCTGCTAACAGATTAGTTGCTATAGTAAGTCCTGAATCAGCACCAATTAAAAGAATAATTCAAGAAGCAAGAGATAGAGGTATGTTGATAGATGCTACATATGGCAGAAGGACAAGAGCTGTTATAATAACTGATAGCGACCACATAATACTTTCTGCAGTTCAACCTGAAACTGTTGCTCATAGATTAACTACAAGGGATGTAGAAGAGGATATCGATGATTCAGATGAAAATGATGAAGAATGA
- the gmk gene encoding guanylate kinase, which yields MQNKGLLIVISGPSGAGKGTICKALLEKNKDIKISVSCTTRMPRDGEIDGVNYYFINKEKFAEMIEKNDFLEYATVYGNYYGTPRSYVEEEINKGNDIILEIDIQGALMVKERYPEGVFIFILPPSMEELKNRIIKRGSETEESFNKRFSAAYDEIKYMSKYDYAVVNDVVEDAVRKVESIIVAEKCRCNRMLKTGYFEQEGK from the coding sequence ATGCAAAACAAAGGTTTATTGATAGTGATATCAGGACCTTCAGGAGCGGGGAAGGGAACGATTTGTAAAGCACTATTAGAGAAAAACAAGGATATTAAAATTTCTGTATCCTGCACAACGAGAATGCCAAGAGATGGCGAAATTGATGGAGTGAACTATTATTTTATAAATAAAGAAAAGTTTGCTGAAATGATTGAAAAGAATGATTTTCTTGAATATGCTACTGTTTATGGAAATTATTACGGAACGCCAAGAAGCTATGTGGAAGAGGAAATAAACAAGGGAAATGATATTATATTAGAAATAGATATACAGGGTGCACTAATGGTTAAGGAAAGATATCCGGAAGGTGTTTTCATTTTTATACTGCCACCTTCTATGGAAGAACTAAAAAACAGAATTATAAAAAGGGGTTCAGAGACAGAAGAGTCCTTCAATAAAAGATTTAGTGCAGCATATGATGAAATCAAATATATGTCTAAATATGATTATGCTGTAGTTAACGATGTAGTTGAAGATGCTGTCAGAAAGGTTGAGAGCATAATTGTTGCAGAAAAATGCAGGTGCAACAGAATGTTAAAAACTGGATATTTTGAGCAGGAGGGAAAGTAA
- the rpoZ gene encoding DNA-directed RNA polymerase subunit omega yields the protein MNFAKESSMINPPILSLLEKIDNRYSLVVVTAKRARQLIGGAEPLVKIDSNQPVTIAVNEINNGKIKYHTVKAGIK from the coding sequence ATGAATTTTGCTAAAGAAAGTTCAATGATTAATCCACCAATACTATCTTTATTAGAAAAGATTGATAATAGATATTCTCTTGTTGTAGTAACAGCAAAAAGAGCAAGACAGTTGATAGGTGGTGCTGAACCATTAGTTAAAATTGATTCAAATCAACCCGTAACAATTGCAGTTAATGAAATTAACAATGGAAAAATTAAATATCATACAGTTAAGGCTGGAATTAAGTAA
- the coaBC gene encoding bifunctional phosphopantothenoylcysteine decarboxylase/phosphopantothenate--cysteine ligase CoaBC: protein MSKTVVLGVSGGIAAYKALDLVSKLKKKDIDVHVIMTDSATKFVTPLSFQSLSQNQVIVDMFAEPKSWEIQHVSLADKADVFAVVPATANVIGKVANGIADDMLTTTIMATKAPVLFAPAMNVHMYENKIVQRNISFLKEMGYYFVDAVEGRLACGYNGKGKLNDINTILDYIEMLLCKKKDLKGKKVLITAGPTVEDIDPVRFISNRSSGKMGYAIARAARNRGAEVTLITGPTNLQPPVCVNVVPVKTAEQMYNAVMEHFKDVDIAIKAAAVADYRPETISNVKIKKNDEDLLIKLVKNKDILYDIGKLKTNQLLVGFAAETNDLLSNASIKLQNKNLDMIVANDVTMENAGFNYDTNTVKIIKGDGQVIQLPNMLKQELADIILNYIIELKIKR, encoded by the coding sequence ATGTCAAAAACTGTTGTGTTGGGAGTTTCTGGTGGAATAGCTGCTTATAAAGCGTTAGACCTTGTCAGCAAACTTAAGAAAAAAGACATAGATGTTCATGTTATAATGACTGATTCAGCTACTAAATTTGTAACACCGTTAAGTTTTCAGTCTCTCAGCCAAAACCAAGTTATCGTAGATATGTTTGCTGAGCCCAAGAGCTGGGAAATTCAACATGTATCACTTGCAGATAAGGCAGATGTATTTGCAGTCGTTCCAGCAACTGCAAATGTTATTGGAAAGGTTGCAAATGGAATAGCTGACGATATGTTAACAACTACTATCATGGCAACAAAGGCACCAGTTTTATTTGCTCCAGCGATGAATGTTCATATGTATGAAAATAAAATAGTTCAACGAAATATATCTTTCTTAAAGGAGATGGGGTATTATTTTGTAGATGCTGTAGAAGGAAGATTAGCTTGCGGCTATAATGGAAAAGGCAAGCTTAATGATATTAACACAATATTAGATTATATTGAAATGTTATTATGCAAGAAAAAGGATTTGAAGGGCAAAAAAGTGTTAATAACTGCTGGGCCTACCGTTGAAGATATTGACCCTGTTAGGTTCATTTCGAACAGGTCATCTGGTAAGATGGGATATGCAATTGCTAGAGCTGCAAGAAATAGAGGAGCAGAGGTTACGCTTATAACTGGTCCGACTAATTTGCAGCCTCCTGTTTGTGTAAATGTAGTTCCTGTTAAGACTGCAGAACAAATGTATAATGCGGTGATGGAGCATTTTAAAGATGTTGACATTGCAATTAAGGCTGCAGCTGTGGCAGATTATAGGCCCGAGACTATAAGCAATGTTAAAATAAAGAAAAACGATGAAGACCTTTTAATTAAACTTGTTAAAAATAAAGATATATTATATGATATTGGCAAATTAAAAACTAATCAATTGTTAGTTGGCTTTGCTGCAGAGACTAATGATTTGCTCTCTAACGCCAGCATCAAGCTACAAAATAAGAACCTTGATATGATAGTTGCAAATGATGTAACAATGGAAAATGCAGGTTTTAATTACGATACAAATACTGTTAAAATTATAAAAGGAGATGGACAAGTAATTCAGCTTCCTAATATGTTAAAACAGGAATTGGCAGACATCATTCTAAATTATATTATAGAATTAAAGATTAAGCGCTAA
- the priA gene encoding primosomal protein N', translated as MKIASVAINTNIKELDKIYDYIVPVELEELISRGMRVIVPFGNGNKKLEAVVLSLDESETYENINLKHIDEIADYEIIINDEMLDLANYIKNKYICTTYEALKLVIPTTTILKRDTQIKLIKRDKDLANKYELLNHIEENFISIKKVENRIGKKINNSTLLKLKKLGIIEVKENISNGIKAKTEKVYFLINKDKALDFVINNKNKTLEKQCIVLRELIKDDKAFTIKEIIDRANVTKAVVKSLVEKGLLGESTVEVYRNPFDRNYYHSKVELNEEQSNAVKVILESHTNGNNVTLIHGVTGSGKTEVYLELIERMINEGYGAIVLVPEISLTPQTVERFKGRLGDKIAVLHSRLSDGERFDEWRRIYRGEVNIVIGARSAIFAPVRNLKLIIIDEEHEHTYKSEITPKYDAKDVAEFRISQMDGILVLGSATPSIESYYKAKNGQFNLVEILNRANNSILPEVNIIDMREELKNGNRNIFSQQLVEEIRNNLELKNQIILFMNRRGYSTFVSCRSCGFVAKCRDCDVTLTYHYYNNRLSCHYCGREYNVPNTCPKCGSKYIKYFGAGTEKIEEEINNLFPAAKVLRMDMDTTRKKGAHENIYKQFKNGEADILIGTQMIAKGMDFKNVTLVGIISADTSLNLPDYRSAERTFQLISQVSGRAGRGEKIGKVIIQTYEPDNPILNFAKEHDFISFYNYEIQMRRMMNNPPYTDILYVLLTSSNENELIKFSHEIKNILDRDYKNELLILGPSPCHISKIKNTFRWNIIFKGDVKLYYNKIYELFNYILKNKPIAFSMDINPVNML; from the coding sequence ATGAAAATTGCCTCTGTTGCTATTAATACTAATATTAAGGAATTGGATAAAATATATGATTATATTGTCCCTGTTGAACTTGAAGAGTTGATTTCAAGGGGTATGAGAGTCATTGTTCCGTTTGGAAACGGTAACAAGAAATTAGAAGCAGTTGTGCTCTCTTTAGACGAGAGTGAAACATATGAAAACATTAATTTAAAGCATATAGATGAAATAGCAGATTATGAAATAATTATAAATGATGAAATGTTGGATTTAGCAAATTATATAAAGAACAAATATATATGCACTACATACGAAGCTTTAAAACTTGTAATTCCAACTACAACTATACTGAAAAGAGATACACAGATAAAACTAATTAAAAGAGATAAAGATTTAGCTAATAAATACGAATTGTTAAATCATATTGAAGAAAATTTTATATCAATTAAGAAAGTAGAAAACAGGATAGGCAAAAAAATAAACAATTCGACCCTGCTTAAATTAAAAAAACTTGGAATTATAGAAGTAAAGGAAAATATTTCAAACGGTATAAAGGCAAAAACTGAAAAGGTTTATTTTTTAATTAATAAAGACAAAGCTTTGGATTTTGTAATAAATAATAAAAATAAAACATTAGAAAAACAGTGTATTGTTTTAAGGGAACTTATAAAGGATGATAAAGCTTTTACTATTAAGGAGATTATAGATAGAGCAAATGTTACAAAAGCTGTAGTAAAATCTTTAGTTGAAAAGGGTTTGCTTGGAGAATCAACTGTAGAGGTATATAGAAATCCTTTTGATAGAAATTATTACCACTCAAAAGTTGAATTAAATGAAGAACAATCAAATGCCGTAAAAGTAATATTGGAAAGTCATACTAATGGTAATAATGTAACATTAATTCACGGGGTTACAGGTTCGGGAAAAACTGAAGTTTATTTAGAACTAATCGAGAGAATGATTAATGAAGGTTATGGTGCAATTGTTTTGGTTCCGGAGATATCTTTAACTCCACAGACTGTTGAAAGATTCAAAGGCAGATTAGGCGATAAAATAGCTGTTCTTCATAGTAGATTATCTGATGGTGAACGGTTTGATGAATGGAGAAGAATTTACAGAGGAGAAGTAAATATTGTTATTGGAGCAAGGTCAGCGATATTTGCACCGGTTAGAAATTTAAAATTGATAATTATTGATGAAGAACATGAGCATACTTACAAGTCTGAAATTACTCCTAAATATGATGCTAAGGATGTTGCTGAATTTAGAATAAGTCAGATGGATGGGATATTAGTTTTAGGTTCGGCGACGCCATCAATTGAGAGTTATTATAAAGCAAAGAATGGTCAGTTTAATTTAGTCGAGATATTAAATAGGGCAAATAATTCTATATTGCCAGAAGTAAATATAATCGATATGAGGGAAGAGCTAAAAAATGGCAATCGAAATATATTTAGTCAGCAACTTGTTGAAGAAATAAGAAACAATTTAGAATTGAAGAATCAAATTATTTTATTCATGAATAGACGCGGATACTCAACCTTTGTTTCTTGTCGCTCATGTGGCTTTGTAGCTAAATGTAGGGATTGTGATGTAACTTTGACTTATCATTACTATAACAATAGGTTAAGTTGCCATTATTGTGGGAGAGAATACAATGTTCCAAATACATGTCCAAAGTGCGGAAGCAAATACATAAAGTATTTTGGTGCTGGAACAGAAAAAATTGAGGAGGAGATAAACAATTTATTCCCGGCGGCTAAAGTATTAAGAATGGATATGGATACCACGAGAAAAAAAGGTGCGCATGAAAATATTTATAAACAGTTTAAGAATGGAGAAGCTGATATTTTAATTGGAACACAGATGATAGCAAAGGGAATGGACTTTAAAAATGTAACGCTAGTTGGTATAATTTCAGCCGATACCAGTTTGAACTTGCCAGATTACAGGTCAGCCGAAAGGACTTTTCAATTGATTTCACAGGTTTCTGGGAGGGCTGGAAGAGGAGAAAAAATTGGAAAGGTTATTATACAAACATATGAGCCGGATAATCCTATTTTAAACTTTGCAAAAGAACACGATTTTATAAGTTTTTATAACTATGAGATACAGATGAGAAGGATGATGAATAATCCGCCATATACAGATATACTATATGTATTATTGACTTCATCAAATGAAAACGAATTGATTAAATTTTCTCATGAAATAAAGAACATATTAGATAGAGATTACAAAAATGAATTATTAATATTAGGTCCTTCACCATGTCATATATCTAAAATTAAAAATACATTTAGGTGGAATATTATATTTAAAGGTGATGTCAAATTGTATTATAATAAAATATATGAATTGTTTAATTATATTTTGAAGAATAAGCCCATTGCTTTTTCGATGGATATAAATCCTGTTAATATGTTATAG
- the def gene encoding peptide deformylase: MAIRKIRTIGDDVLRKVSKPVEKIDARLLTLLDDMVETMYHANGVGLAAPQVGILKRAIVVDVGEGVYKLINPEIIHEEGEQIDEEGCLSIPNRSGVVKRPKRVKVKALNEMGQDIIIDAEDFFARALCHEIDHLNGVLYVDKAEDAEVVE, translated from the coding sequence ATGGCAATAAGAAAAATTAGAACAATTGGAGATGACGTTTTAAGAAAGGTAAGTAAACCCGTAGAAAAAATTGATGCAAGGCTTTTAACTTTGCTTGATGATATGGTTGAAACGATGTATCATGCAAATGGGGTTGGACTTGCAGCACCTCAGGTCGGAATTCTTAAAAGAGCTATAGTAGTGGATGTAGGAGAAGGAGTTTATAAACTTATCAACCCAGAAATAATACATGAAGAGGGAGAGCAAATTGACGAAGAGGGTTGCTTGTCAATTCCTAATAGAAGTGGAGTTGTTAAAAGGCCTAAAAGAGTAAAAGTAAAGGCTTTAAATGAAATGGGACAGGATATTATAATAGACGCTGAGGATTTTTTTGCCAGGGCTCTTTGTCATGAAATAGACCATTTAAATGGAGTCCTGTATGTAGATAAAGCAGAAGACGCAGAGGTGGTTGAATGA
- the fmt gene encoding methionyl-tRNA formyltransferase, with the protein MKIIFMGTPEFAVPTLEKLTEKHEVIAVFTQPDKPKGRGQKMQFTPVKEFAIKKNIKVYQPERLKNNSEVENLIKELNADAIVVVAYGQILPKSILEAPRLGSINVHASLLPKLRGAAPINWAIINGESKTGITTMLMDVGLDTGDMLLKKEVEILENQTAGELHDNLMLIGADLLIETLEGLEKGIIIPEKQDDKFSSYAPMLSKEMGHINWDRNFEEIHNLIRGLIPWPGAYSYYEDQMIKIWKSRKKNNAVCGKPGEIIEITKNGIEVACKEGSIEILELQEVGGKKMDVASYLNGHKLEKGKILK; encoded by the coding sequence ATGAAGATAATATTTATGGGAACTCCAGAATTTGCTGTCCCTACATTGGAAAAACTTACAGAAAAACATGAAGTTATTGCAGTTTTTACTCAACCGGATAAACCAAAGGGCAGGGGACAAAAAATGCAATTTACTCCGGTGAAAGAATTTGCTATTAAAAAAAATATTAAAGTTTATCAGCCAGAACGTTTAAAAAACAACTCAGAAGTTGAAAATTTAATAAAAGAACTTAATGCAGATGCAATAGTGGTTGTGGCTTACGGTCAGATTCTACCAAAATCGATTCTTGAGGCTCCTAGATTAGGTAGTATAAATGTGCATGCCTCATTGCTTCCTAAGCTAAGGGGAGCAGCTCCAATTAATTGGGCTATAATAAATGGAGAATCAAAAACAGGTATAACTACAATGCTGATGGATGTAGGTTTAGATACCGGTGATATGTTATTAAAAAAAGAGGTGGAGATTTTAGAAAACCAAACGGCTGGAGAATTACATGACAATCTGATGCTTATTGGGGCTGATTTACTTATAGAAACATTAGAAGGGCTAGAAAAGGGTATAATCATTCCTGAAAAGCAGGATGATAAATTTTCAAGTTATGCACCAATGCTTAGCAAAGAAATGGGGCATATTAATTGGGATAGGAATTTTGAAGAAATACACAATTTAATAAGAGGGTTGATTCCATGGCCAGGGGCCTACTCCTATTATGAGGATCAGATGATAAAGATATGGAAGTCTAGAAAGAAAAATAATGCGGTTTGTGGTAAACCTGGTGAAATAATCGAAATAACAAAGAATGGTATTGAGGTTGCTTGCAAAGAAGGTTCCATAGAGATACTTGAACTTCAGGAGGTTGGAGGAAAGAAAATGGATGTTGCTTCATATTTGAATGGCCATAAATTAGAAAAAGGCAAAATATTAAAGTGA
- a CDS encoding zinc metallopeptidase: MYFGYDPTFILLIPALILSFYAQGKIQSTFAKYFKVRAMRGLTGAEAARLILDRNGLYDVPVVAIRGRLTDHYDPTQRVLRLSEDVYYSNSIASIGVAAHEAGHAIQHSKAYAPLMLRNSLVPVANIGSNVSWVLILMGFFLGAFGLVRLGILLFSSVVLFQIITLPVEYNASSRALLELESNGVLYEDEIRGAKKVLSAAALTYVAATLMAVSQLLRLLLISRDRD; this comes from the coding sequence ATGTATTTTGGTTATGATCCAACTTTTATATTATTAATACCAGCGCTTATATTATCCTTCTATGCGCAGGGGAAAATACAATCTACCTTCGCAAAATATTTTAAGGTCCGAGCTATGAGAGGATTAACGGGAGCAGAGGCCGCACGTTTGATACTTGATAGAAACGGACTGTATGATGTTCCTGTAGTTGCTATTAGAGGAAGGCTAACTGACCATTATGACCCTACACAGAGGGTTCTAAGACTTAGTGAAGACGTCTATTATAGCAATTCAATTGCTTCAATAGGTGTAGCAGCTCATGAGGCAGGCCACGCAATTCAACATTCAAAGGCGTATGCTCCTTTAATGTTAAGAAACTCCTTGGTGCCAGTAGCTAATATAGGTTCAAATGTTTCATGGGTATTAATTTTAATGGGATTTTTCCTCGGAGCATTTGGTCTTGTTAGACTTGGTATATTGCTTTTTTCATCTGTAGTATTATTCCAAATCATCACATTACCAGTTGAATATAACGCAAGTTCAAGGGCATTATTAGAATTAGAGTCCAATGGAGTTTTATATGAAGATGAAATTAGGGGAGCTAAAAAAGTTTTGAGTGCAGCAGCTTTAACCTATGTTGCAGCAACGTTAATGGCTGTTTCACAATTGTTAAGACTTCTACTCATTTCAAGGGATAGAGATTAG